One genomic window of Monodelphis domestica isolate mMonDom1 chromosome 1, mMonDom1.pri, whole genome shotgun sequence includes the following:
- the JMJD1C gene encoding probable JmjC domain-containing histone demethylation protein 2C produces MIVMNDQVLEPQNVDPSMVQMTFLDDVHSLLKEEDIGITSRRRSCSTQSSTTVHVHYTRAQASSPRPAMNSQAAAPKQNPHQQQQRNIHPNQRKGSDSSVPDEEKMKEEKCDFLGRGENLKSKNKHFLNKRRKIEEDEKKLNIKRLRTDNVSDYSECSDSENSNKRMTESSSEQNAENEMKNKSTSKINGDEGKSQRSEGAEEQAAKSQSPWAQIQEDRKHEDVESLKSPTLEPHGKPLLGATEEVLFYDPNANDLHIQDCKAEKSHTLELLPKEQFVSGPPTPKCVIDITNETNAEKVVQENSTRTFGFQTFQKIEPHSSDSKLLFSNAKYLETRKQDTEQSWVSSIVNKVDLASSGGLNPLSMNEHLNAEKEKNPFAPYLASLNVASLTEDSKLHKPSPPTEGLKSKFSASTDAPKPKANSLLDAVQPKLTHSPDSGKSKTSYSNSSHTTGERRLTNKTEHDLPRSSFHPVPTRVSALETTKSPLIIDKNEHFTVYRDPALIGQETGTNHISPFLNQHTYPIHSSSHRTCLNPNSHHPTLTATPHLLAGSSTQTPLPPISSHPLNSAPHPSVHHPHLLPTVLPGVPPASLLGGHPRLEAAHASSLSHLALAHQQQQQMLQHPSPHLLGQAHPPASYNQLGLYPIIWQYPNGTHAYSGLGLPSSKWVHPENPVNAEASIRRNTPSPWLHQPTPVTSADGLGLLSHIPVRPSSADPHRPLKMTAHSSPPLSKALVDHHKEELERKAFIEPLRTVASTPAKNDLDRIPAGKDSHLHRHFVDPMMSQLQRPPQESGERLSKYKEEHRRVLQESLDVAPFTTKMKPLEGERENYSRMTPLSSSSPKSHPIKQDKEVDRSVSELYKMKHSVPQSLPQSNYFTTISNSVVNEPPRSFPSKEVSSLYTDKQSNSPSTGASPQTLTSFISSLSKPPPLIKHQPEGESIGSKVAEQLPQQMPSHSITAFRNDCRSPTHLTVSSSNTIRSMPALHRAPVFHPPIHPSLDRKESTYSSLSPPTLTPVLPVNAGGKVQELQKPPTLVPEPKDAQTTYKNASEHSLSEMWRSNNALGNEKANWPVERNSGKSPAAATASVIVRPPSSVKFESVPAMQPAPRDQGTERSSTSSTDGWKPAEAREPGRVILPNSNSAAPHSQGEKNLEAVSQGSVPSSIIMPTATSLMCSTKTDVTPAAATTTSASSWVGSEVTYSLSSTVLTATTLQCVSPKNIGQPSTHAQECKVSTTAPSATASSKTSRATQPSSVFSSTADFIHLKKHKAALAAAQFKSGNTSEAEPNPGKSQACPAPIPLESTAVTCSTPNKTHTSGSGQNSQTSQPNYHTKLKKAWLTRHSEEDKNTNKMENSGSTVSEIIKPCSVNLIASTSSEIHNSVEGKGLGDKPAKDDRASRRKAKRAYESGSESGGDSDGSESKAEQRTKRQPKPTYKKKQNDLQKRKGELEEEAKPNGVLSRSSREKSKLKLPSSSNSAGIPRSVLKDWRKVKKLKQTGESFLQDDSCCEIGPNLQKCRECRLIRNKKGEEPTHSPVFCRFYYFRRLSFSKNGVVRIDGFSSPDQYDDEALSLWTHENYDDDELDLETSKYILNIIGDKFCQLVTSEKTALSWVKKDAKIAWKRAVRGVREMCDACEATLFNIHWVCQKCGFVVCLDCYKAKERKSSRDKELYAWMKCVKGQPHDHKHLMPTQIIPGSVLTDLLDAMHNLREKFDIESHCHCTNKQSIQVGKIPAMNGVSQVLQNVLNHSNKISLCMPESQQQNSPQKSETNGNTSPGSDVSTDSKLTPPESQSPLHWLADLAEQKSREEKKENKDCPLGKHMKEERDCDGTDSPNGKTSPAVSQNNEQGSTLRDLLTTTAGKLRLGSTDAGIAFAPVYSTGAPSGKSGRTVPNILDDIIASVVENKIPPNKASKTEEDEEGGGGEGGGGECEQGRPEDGQQTALDEGDHLSENVPHSWMCEKHVLWLQDHKNNDNWKLFKQCWKQGQPVVVSGVHKKMNISLWKAESISLDFGDHQADLLNCKDSIISNANVKEFWDGFEDISKRQKIKSGETVVLKLKDCPSGEDFKTMMPARYEDLFKSLPLPEYCNPEGKFNLASHLPGFFVRPDLGPRLCSAYGVAAAKDHDIGTTNLHIEVSDVVNILVYVGIAKGNGVLSKSGILKKFEEEDLDDLLRRRLKDSTETPGALWHIYAGKDADKIREFLQKIAKEQGLEVLPEHDPIRDQSWYVNKKLRQRLLEEYGVKTCTVVQFLGDAIILPAGALHQVQNFHSCIQVTEDFVSPEHLVQSFHLTQELRLLKEEINYDDKLQVKNILYHAVKEMVRALKIREDEMEDLEEN; encoded by the exons ATGATTGTTATGAATGACCAG GTACTAGAACCACAGAATGTCGATCCTTCTATGGTTCAAATGACCTTTCTCGATGATGTTCACTCTCTATTGAAAGAAGAAGATATTGGCATCACTTCACGCCGTAGGTCTTGTTCTACTCAGAGTAGCACCACTGTTCAT GTTCATTATACACGTGCTCAAGCAAGTAGTCCAAGGCCAGCTATGAACTCGCAGGCTGCAGCACCCAAACAGAATCCACACCAGCAGCAGCAGCGAAACATTCACCCGAACCAGAGGAAGGGCTCAGATAGTAGTGTGCCAGATGAAGAGAAGATGAAGGAAGAGAAATGTGATTTCCTAGGCCGTGGAG aaaatcttaaaagcaaaaacaaacactttcttaataaaagaagaaaaattgaagagGATGAAAAGAAGCTAAATATAAAAAGACTTCGAACAGACAATGTTTCAGACTATTCTGAGTGCAGCGACTCAGAAAATTCTAATAAAAGAATGACAGAGTCATCTTCTGAGCAGAATGctgaaaatgagatgaagaacaAAAGCACTTCAAAGATCAATGGGGACGAAGGAAAGTCCCAGCGTAGTGAGGGAGCAGAGGAGCAAGCAGCAAAGAGTCAGTCTCCCTGGGCTCAGATACAAGAAGATAGGAAACATGAAGATGTGGAAAGTCTTAAGTCACCCACCCTGGAGCCCCATGGAAAGCCTCTTCTTGGGGCCACAGAAGAAGTTCTCTTTTATGATCCAAATGCCAATGATTTACATATTCAAGATTGCAAAGCAGAGAAGTCACATACCCTGGAATTACTACCAAAGGAGCAATTTGTGTCGGGACCCCCTACGCCGAAATGTGTTATTGAcattacaaatgaaaccaatgcagAAAAGGTGGTTCAGGAAAACTCCACAAGGACCTTTGGTTTTCAGACCTTTCAAAAAATAGAGCCTCATAGTAGTGACTCAAAGCTTTTGTTTAGCAATGCAAAATATTTAGAAACAAGAAAGCAGGATACTGAACAGAGCTGGGTTAGTAGCATTGTCAACAAAGTGGATTTAGCCTCATCTGGGGGTCTGAACCCTTTATCAATGAATGAGCATCTGAAtgctgaaaaagagaaaaacccaTTTGCACCCTATCTCGCATCATTAAATGTTGCTTCTCTGACTGAGGATAGCAAATTGCATAAACCAAGTCCGCCCACTGAGGGCCTGAAGTCCAAATTCAGTGCTTCAACAGATGCACCCAAACCAAAAGCTAATTCTTTACTTGATGCTGTTCAACCCAAACTCACTCATTCTCCTGACTCTGGGAAGTCTAAGACCAGTTACTCAAACAGTAGTCACACCACTGGAGAGAGACGGTTGACAAATAAAACAGAACATGATTTACCAAGATCTAGTTTTCATCCAGTTCCCACTCGTGTCAGTGCATTAGAAACCACCAAGAGCCCTCttatcattgataaaaatgagcATTTTACAGTTTACAGAGATCCTGCGCTTATTGGGCAAGAGACAGGAACGAATCACATTTCACCGTTCTTAAACCAGCACACTTATCCTATTCATTCTTCATCCCATAGAACTTGCCTCAATCCAAACTCTCATCATCCCACTTTAACTGCCACTCCCCATTTGTTGGCTGGCTCTTCAACCCAAACCCCTTTGCCTCCGATTAGCAGTCATCCTCTGAACAGTGCCCCTCACCCCTCTGTTCATCACCCTCATTTGCTTCCAACAGTGTTACCTGGAGTGCCTCCAGCCTCCTTACTAGGCGGCCATCCACGACTAGAAGCTGCTCATGCCAGCAGCTTGAGCCACTTAGCCCTAGcccaccagcagcagcagcagatgtTACAGCACCCGTCACCTCaccttctgggacaagcacaccCTCCTGCTTCCTATAATCAGCTTGGACTCTACCCAATTATCTGGCAGTATCCTAATGGGACACATGCCTACTCAGGACTTGGCCTGCCCTCTTCTAAGTGGGTCCACCCAGAAAACCCAGTTAATGCCGAAGCCTCCATACGGAGG aatactcCCAGTCCTTGGTTACATCAGCCCACCCCTGTGACCTCTGCTGATGGTCTTGGGTTACTGAGTCACATTCCTGTCAGGCCATCCAGTGCAGATCCTCATCGGCCCCTTAAAATGACAGCTCATTCTAGTCCACCGTTGTCCAAAGCGCTAGTAGACCATCACAAAGA AGAATTGGAGAGGAAAGCTTTTATTGAACCCCTCAGGACTGTTGCCTCTACCCCAGCCAAGAATGATCTGGATCGAATCCCAGCTGGAAAGGACAGTCACTTACACAGACATTTTGTGGATCCAATGATGAGTCAGCTACAGAGGCCCCCCCAGGAGAGTGGTGAGAGGCTGAGCAAGTACAAAGAGGAGCACCGCCGAGTTCTCCAAGAAAGTCTTGATGTCGCCCCCTTCACCACGAAGATGAAGCCCCtcgagggggagagggaaaattaTTCCAGAATGACACCTTTATCATCCTCGAGTCCCAAAAGCCACCCCATTAAACAAGACAAAGAGGTGGACCGCTCCGTGTCAGAACTTTACAAAATGAAGCACTCGGTGCCTCAGAGTTTACCACAAAGTAACTACTTCACCACTATCTCCAACAGTGTTGTCAATGAACCTCCGCGATCATTTCCATCCAAAGAAGTCTCCAGTCTATACACTGATAAGCAGAGTAACAGCCCTTCCACCGGAGCCAGTCCTCAAACCCTGACTTCATTTATTTCATCCCTTTCAAAGCCCCCACCTTTAATCAAACACCAACCTGAAGGGGAAAGCAtaggaagcaaggtggcagaaCAGCTTCCCCAACAAATGCCTTCTCACTCTATAACTGCGTTTAGAAATGACTGTAGGAGTCCTACCCATCTGACAGTTTCTTCATCCAATACCATCCGGAGTATGCCTGCATTACACAGAGCACCCGTTTTTCACCCACCCATTCATCCCAGTTTGGATAGAAAGGAAAGCACCTATAGCAGCCTTTCACCTCCAACCTTAACTCCAGTTCTGCCAGTAAATGCTGGCGGAAAAGTCCAGGAATTGCAGAAACCTCCAACTCTTGTCCCTGAGCCAAAAGACGCTCAGACCACTTACAAGAATGCCTCTGAGCACAGTTTGTCAGAAATGTGGAGGTCAAATAATGCCCTCGGCAATGAGAAAGCCAACTGGCCTGTGGAGAGAAACAGTGGAAAGTCCCCCGCCGCCGCCACAGCCTCAGTCATCGTACGTCCCCCTTCGAGTGTCAAGTTCGAGAGTGTGCCGGCGATGCAGCCGGCTCCCAGGGATCAGGGGACCGAGAGATCGTCAACGAGTTCAACAGATGGCTGGAAACCAGCCGAAGCCAGAGAGCCTGGGAGAGTCATTCTTCCCAATTCTAACTCAGCTGCTCCTCACAGCCAGGGTGAAAAGAACTTGGAGGCTGTCTCCCAGGGCAGTGTGCCCAGCTCCATCATCATGCCCACAGCCACCAGTCTGATGTGCAGCACCAAAACGGACGTGACCCCAGCTGCTGCTACCACTACCAGCGCCTCCAGCTGGGTCGGGTCCGAAGTAACGTATTCCCTATCGAGTACCGTTCTGACTGCCACGACTTTACAGTGTGTTTCCCCAAAGAACATCGGCCAGCCGTCGACTCATGCCCAGGAGTGCAAAGTCAGCACCACAGCCCCGAGTGCCACAGCCAGTAGCAAGACGAGCAGAGCGACCCAGCCCAGCTCTGTCTTCTCCAGCACAGCTGACTTTATCCACTTAAAGAAACATAAGGCCGCACTGGCTGCAGCTCAATTTAAAAGCGGGAACACTAGTGAAGCTGAGCCCAATCCTGGGAAAAGTCAGGCATGCCCTGCTCCCATTCCCCTTGAGAGTACTGCCGTTACCTGCAGTACTCCCAACAAGACCCACACTTCAGGCAGTGGGCAGAACTCCCAGACAAGTCAGCCTAATTACCACACAAAGCTGAAAAAGGCCTGGCTCACTAGACACTCGGAGGAAGATAAAAACACTAACAAGATGGAAAATTCAGGAAGCACTGTGTCAGAGATCATTAAGCCATGTTCCGTCAATCTGATAGCCTCCACCTCGAGTGAGATCCACAACAGTGTGGAGGGCAAGGGCCTAGGAGATAAGCCTGCAAAAGATGACAGAGCGAGCAGGAGGAAGGCGAAAAGGGCTTATGAGTCTGGCTCTGAGAGCGGAGGAGACTCGGATGGAAGTGAGAGCAAGGCTGAGCAGAGGACCAAGCGCCAGCCCAAACCaacatataaaaagaagcaaaacgaCTTGCAGAAGAGAAAGGGTGAGCTAGAAGAAGAAGCAAAACCTAATGGAGTTCTTAGCAGGAGTTCCCGAGAGAAGAGCAAACTCAAGCTGCCAAGCAGCAGCAACAGTG CTGGCATTCCTCGTTCAGTATTAAAAGACTGGCGTAAAGTGAAAAAGTTGAAACAGACCGGGGAGTCCTTTTTACAGGATGATTCCTGCTGTGAGATAGGGCCCAATTTGCAGAAGTGCAGAGAATGCCGACTTATTcgaaataaaaaaggggaagaacCAACTCACTCACCAGTGTTTTGTAGATTTTACTACTTCCGACG ATTGTCTTTCAGTAAGAATGGAGTGGTTAGAATAGATGGTTTCTCTTCTCCTGACCAGTATGATGACGAAGCTCTGAGTTTATGGACACATGAAAATTACGATGATGATGAACTAGACTTAGAGACTTCTAAATATATCTTGAATATTATTGGTGATAAGTTTTGTCAGTTAGTAACATCAGAGAAAACAGCTTTGTCCTGGGTGAAAAAGGATG CCAAAATTGCCTGGAAGAGAGCAGTGAGAGGCGTCCGTGAGATGTGTGACGCGTGTGAAGCCACTCTGTTTAATATCCACTGGGTCTGCCAGAAATGTGGGTTTGTGGTCTGTTTAGACTGCTataaagcaaaggaaaggaagagcTCAAGAG ATAAAGAGCTCTATGCTTGGATGAAATGTGTCAAGGGACAACCTCATGATCACAAACACTTGATGCCAACTCAAATCATACCAGGCTCtg TTCTGACAGATCTTCTAGATGCAATGCACAATCTTAGAGAAAAATTTGACATTGAGTCTCATTGCCATTGTACTAACAAACAAAGCATACAAGTTGGGAAAATTCCTGCAATGAATGGAGTATCTCAA GTTTTGCAGAATGTTCTTAATCACAGTAATAAAATTTCTCTGTGCATGCCTGAGTCTCAGCAACAGAATTCCCCTCAAAAGTCTGAGACTAATGGTAATACCAGCCCAGGGAGTGATGTAAGCACAGACAGCAAGCTAACTCCTCCAGAATCCCAGTCTCCACTACACTGGCTAGCAGATCTTGCTGAACAAAaatccagagaagaaaagaaag aaaacaaagacTGTCCCCTTGGAAAAcatatgaaagaagaaagagattgcGATGGCACCGATTCTCCAAATGGCAAAACTTCACCTGCAGTGTCCCAGAATAACGAACAAGGATCCACCTTACGGGACTTACTGACCACCACGGCAGGCAAGCTACGTCTGGGCTCTACAGATGCCGGCATCGCTTTTGCTCCAGTGTATTCTACAGGAGCCCCA aGTGGCAAAAGTGGAAGGACTGTGCCAAACATCCTTGATGACATCATTGCTTCAGTTGTAGAAAACAAGATTCCACCAAATAAAGCCTCAAAgacagaagaagatgaagaaggaggaggaggagaaggtggaGGAGGTGAATGtgaacaaggaagacctgaagATGGCCAACAGACTGCCCTGGATGAGGGTGATCATTTGTCCGAGAATGTGCCCCACTCATGGATGTGCGAGAAACATGTCTTATGGTTGCAAGATCACAAGAATAATGACAACTGGAAGCTTTTCAAACAGTGCTGGAAACAAGGACAG CCAGTAGTGGTTTCTGGTGTGCACAAGAAAATGAACATCAGCTTGTGGAAAGCAGAGTCAATCAGTCTTGACTTTGGAGACCACCAAGCAGATCTCCTGAACTGCAAGGACAGCATAATTTCAAATGCCAATGTTAAAGAATTCTGGGATGGTTTTGAAGACATTTCAA AACGGCAAAAAATTAAAAGTGGAGAAACGGTTGTTTTAAAATTGAAAGATTGCCCTTCAGGAGAAGACTTCAAAACTATGATGCCAGCAAG ATATGAAGATCTGTTTAAAAGCCTGCCACTGCCAGAATACTGTAATCCTGAAGGAAAATTCAATTTGGCCTCCCATTTGCCAGGATTTTTTGTTCGTCCAGATCTAGGACCCAGGCTCTGTAGTGCCTATG GTGTGGCTGCTGCTAAGGATCATGATATAGGAACAACAAATCTCCATATTGAAGTTTCTGATGTTGTTAACATTTTAGTTTATGTTGGCATAGCCAAAGGAAATGGAGTCCTCTCAAAATCAG